One Oceanicoccus sagamiensis genomic region harbors:
- the clpS gene encoding ATP-dependent Clp protease adapter ClpS, whose product MGKHENLQLTLNMGEGDDLPPDYDREGDVALAEAKPELKPPSMYQVILLNDDYTPMEFVVEILEMFFNMGREKATQVMLAVHTQGKGVCGIYTKDIAETKAAQVNQYARDSEHPLLAEIEVSEG is encoded by the coding sequence ATGGGTAAACACGAAAATCTTCAACTAACATTAAACATGGGCGAAGGTGATGATCTTCCCCCTGACTATGATCGGGAAGGGGATGTGGCCCTGGCTGAAGCAAAGCCAGAGCTGAAGCCACCTTCTATGTATCAAGTGATACTGCTTAATGACGATTACACCCCAATGGAGTTTGTCGTCGAGATATTAGAAATGTTCTTTAATATGGGCCGAGAGAAGGCCACTCAGGTGATGTTAGCCGTACATACACAAGGTAAAGGTGTTTGTGGCATCTATACCAAGGACATAGCTGAAACTAAAGCGGCCCAAGTGAATCAATATGCAAGGGATAGTGAACATCCCTTGCTGGCTGAAATAGAAGTATCTGAGGGCTAG
- a CDS encoding NADP-dependent isocitrate dehydrogenase, which translates to MSELSKIIYTKTDEAPALATYSLLPIVNAFTKAADIAVEKRDISLSGRIIANFPENLSDEQKISDALAELGELTLLPEANIIKLPNISASIPQLKAAIAELQAQGFAVPDYPEDPQTDEDKAIKARYANVLGSAVNPVLREGNSDRRAPPSVKQFAKTNPHKMGAWSQASRTHVAHMRGGDFYSSEQSTVIESPCDVRIEIVNKAGETTVLKEKTSLLAGEIIDGMFMSKKALCQFFEEQIEDAKNTDVLFSLHVKATMMKVSHPIVFGHAVKVYYKDLFEKHADTFAKLGVNANSGLGNVYEKIEQLPSSKRTEIERDIQACYLDRPAMAMVNSDKGISNLHVPSDVIVDASMPAMIRESGKMWGPDGKLHDTKAVIPESTYARFYQEMINFCKTHGAFDPTTMGTVPNVGLMAKKAEEYGSHDKTFELPFDGTVRIVDNNDTVLMQHECEEGDIWRMCQAKDGPIQDWIKLAVNRARATDTPAVFWLDTARAHDVQLIKKVEQYLPDHNTEGLVIKIMDPVSAIRYTMERLIRGEDTISVTGNVLRDYLTDLFPIMELGTSAKMLSIVPLMNGGGLFETGAGGSAPKHVQQFEEEGHLRWDSLGEFLALAVSLEDLADKTDNAKAKVLAKTLDAATAKLLQNNKSPSRKVGELDNRGSHFYLAMYWAEALAAQTEDTQLQASFAALSANLLDNESAIIDELNAVQGAAIELGGYYRPDDALAEKAMRPSATFNSALDSIA; encoded by the coding sequence ATGTCAGAACTATCAAAGATAATTTATACAAAAACCGATGAAGCACCAGCCTTAGCCACTTATTCATTGCTGCCTATTGTTAATGCTTTCACCAAGGCCGCTGATATAGCAGTAGAGAAAAGAGATATCTCTCTTTCTGGTCGTATCATTGCCAACTTTCCTGAAAACCTCAGTGATGAACAGAAAATATCCGATGCTCTAGCAGAGTTAGGTGAATTGACCCTGCTGCCAGAAGCCAACATTATTAAATTGCCTAATATCAGTGCCTCCATTCCCCAACTTAAAGCGGCTATTGCTGAATTGCAGGCGCAGGGCTTTGCGGTACCGGATTATCCGGAAGATCCCCAGACGGATGAAGACAAAGCGATTAAGGCGCGTTATGCCAATGTATTAGGTAGCGCGGTTAATCCAGTGCTACGTGAAGGTAATTCTGATCGTCGTGCTCCACCGTCCGTTAAGCAGTTCGCTAAAACCAATCCTCATAAAATGGGCGCCTGGAGCCAGGCCTCCAGAACGCACGTTGCCCATATGCGCGGTGGTGATTTTTATTCCAGTGAACAATCGACAGTGATTGAAAGCCCCTGCGATGTAAGAATTGAGATTGTTAATAAAGCCGGAGAAACTACGGTGCTAAAAGAGAAAACCTCTCTGTTGGCCGGTGAGATTATCGACGGTATGTTTATGAGTAAAAAAGCACTTTGCCAGTTTTTTGAAGAGCAAATTGAAGACGCAAAAAATACCGATGTACTCTTTTCTCTGCACGTAAAAGCGACCATGATGAAGGTGTCTCACCCGATTGTATTTGGTCATGCGGTTAAGGTTTATTATAAAGACTTGTTTGAGAAGCATGCTGACACCTTTGCTAAGCTTGGTGTTAATGCCAATAGTGGCCTGGGTAATGTGTATGAAAAAATCGAACAACTACCCTCGTCAAAACGTACTGAAATCGAGCGTGATATCCAGGCGTGTTATTTAGATCGTCCAGCAATGGCGATGGTAAATTCAGACAAGGGTATTTCAAACCTGCACGTTCCCAGCGACGTTATTGTCGATGCATCGATGCCTGCCATGATTCGTGAGTCAGGTAAAATGTGGGGGCCTGATGGTAAACTGCATGATACTAAAGCGGTTATCCCCGAAAGTACTTATGCCCGTTTCTATCAGGAAATGATTAATTTCTGTAAAACCCATGGCGCTTTTGATCCTACCACGATGGGTACCGTACCGAACGTTGGTTTAATGGCTAAAAAAGCTGAAGAGTATGGTTCTCACGATAAAACTTTTGAACTTCCATTCGATGGCACGGTTCGCATTGTTGATAATAATGACACTGTTTTAATGCAGCATGAGTGTGAAGAGGGTGATATCTGGAGAATGTGCCAGGCCAAAGATGGCCCTATTCAGGACTGGATTAAACTGGCGGTCAACCGCGCCAGAGCAACAGATACGCCTGCGGTATTCTGGTTAGATACAGCCCGTGCCCATGATGTTCAGTTGATTAAAAAAGTTGAACAATATTTGCCGGATCATAATACAGAGGGGCTGGTCATTAAGATTATGGATCCCGTGTCTGCGATTCGCTACACCATGGAACGCTTGATTCGCGGTGAAGATACCATTTCTGTTACAGGCAATGTACTGCGTGATTACTTAACAGACCTTTTCCCAATTATGGAACTGGGTACCAGTGCCAAAATGCTGTCCATTGTTCCACTGATGAATGGCGGTGGCTTATTTGAAACTGGTGCTGGTGGTTCTGCCCCGAAACACGTTCAGCAATTTGAAGAAGAAGGGCACTTGCGCTGGGATTCACTGGGTGAGTTTTTGGCCTTGGCGGTATCATTGGAAGACCTTGCCGATAAAACCGATAACGCAAAAGCCAAAGTACTGGCTAAAACTCTAGATGCAGCCACGGCAAAATTGTTGCAAAACAATAAGTCGCCTTCCCGTAAAGTCGGCGAGTTAGATAATCGTGGTAGCCACTTTTATCTGGCCATGTACTGGGCCGAAGCGCTGGCTGCACAGACGGAAGATACGCAGTTACAGGCTTCTTTTGCTGCGCTTTCTGCCAACTTGCTGGACAATGAGTCGGCTATTATCGATGAGTTAAATGCCGTGCAGGGTGCAGCGATTGAGTTGGGTGGTTATTATCGTCCCGATGATGCGCTGGCTGAAAAAGCGATGCGGCCGAGTGCTACCTTTAACAGTGCCCTGGATTCTATCGCCTAA
- the infA gene encoding translation initiation factor IF-1 — translation MAKEEQLEMEGEVIDTLPNTTFKVRLENGHEVIAHISGKMRKNYIRILTGDKVRVELTPYDLSKGRITYRAR, via the coding sequence ATGGCAAAAGAAGAACAGCTAGAAATGGAAGGCGAAGTGATTGACACCCTTCCCAACACTACGTTTAAAGTAAGACTGGAAAACGGCCACGAAGTGATTGCTCATATTTCAGGCAAAATGCGTAAAAACTATATCCGTATTTTGACTGGCGATAAAGTTCGCGTTGAATTAACCCCCTACGATTTAAGCAAAGGTCGTATTACTTACCGCGCAAGATAA
- the cspD gene encoding cold shock domain-containing protein CspD, with protein MQTGIVKWFNNAKGFGFILPEGGGADIFAHYSSIDMGGYKTLKAGQAVSYETVNGPKGLHATNIHATDASSDGESTEVTDAATENQLTAD; from the coding sequence ATGCAAACTGGAATAGTGAAGTGGTTCAACAACGCTAAAGGCTTTGGTTTTATCCTTCCTGAAGGTGGTGGTGCAGATATCTTTGCTCATTACTCTTCTATTGATATGGGTGGATATAAAACCTTAAAAGCTGGTCAAGCTGTATCTTATGAGACCGTGAACGGCCCCAAAGGCCTTCATGCGACCAATATACATGCTACCGATGCTTCTAGCGATGGTGAATCTACTGAAGTTACCGATGCTGCAACAGAAAATCAGTTAACGGCTGATTAA
- the icd gene encoding NADP-dependent isocitrate dehydrogenase produces MSYQFIKVPDHGEKISINSDLSLNVPDQPIIPFIEGDGIGVDISPVMIKVVDAAVEKSYDGRRKISWMEIFTGEKAAEMYDGDWFPAETLDAIKEYSVGIKGPLTTPVGGGFRSLNVALRQELDLYTCLRPVRWFEGVPSPVKEPGKTNMVIFRENSEDIYAGIEWKAGTAQASKIIQYLQAEMGVSKIRFPDDCGIGIKPVSKEGTQRLVRKALQYTIDQDLPSLTLVHKGNIMKFTEGAFKDWGYQLAQEEFGAELLDGGPWMRLNNPVTGKEIIIKDVIADAMLQQVLLRPDEYSVIATLNLNGDYLSDALAAQVGGIGIAPGANLSDNIALFEATHGTAPKYAGQDKVNPGSLILSAEMMLRHLGWNEAADLIIEGMNGAIQAKTVTYDFERLMEGARLLKCSEFGDAIIDKMPSA; encoded by the coding sequence ATGTCTTACCAATTTATCAAGGTGCCAGACCATGGCGAGAAAATTTCTATTAATAGTGATTTATCGCTAAACGTACCCGATCAGCCAATTATTCCCTTTATTGAGGGGGATGGTATCGGCGTGGACATAAGCCCAGTGATGATTAAAGTGGTGGATGCGGCTGTAGAAAAGTCCTATGACGGTCGGCGAAAAATCAGTTGGATGGAGATATTTACCGGCGAAAAAGCGGCCGAGATGTACGACGGTGATTGGTTTCCTGCAGAAACGCTAGATGCGATTAAAGAATATTCTGTGGGAATTAAAGGCCCGCTAACCACGCCGGTGGGTGGCGGTTTCCGATCCTTAAATGTGGCTCTGCGTCAGGAGTTGGATTTATATACCTGTTTACGCCCGGTGCGTTGGTTTGAAGGTGTGCCTTCGCCGGTCAAAGAGCCCGGTAAGACCAATATGGTTATTTTCCGTGAAAATTCCGAGGATATTTATGCCGGTATTGAGTGGAAGGCTGGTACCGCTCAGGCCAGCAAGATCATTCAATACCTTCAGGCTGAGATGGGTGTTAGCAAAATCCGTTTCCCTGATGACTGCGGTATTGGTATTAAGCCTGTCTCCAAAGAGGGTACCCAGCGACTCGTTCGTAAAGCGCTGCAATATACCATTGATCAGGATTTGCCTTCACTGACCCTGGTACACAAAGGCAATATTATGAAGTTTACCGAGGGGGCCTTTAAAGATTGGGGTTACCAGCTGGCCCAGGAAGAGTTTGGTGCTGAGCTATTAGACGGCGGTCCCTGGATGCGCTTAAACAACCCGGTAACCGGTAAAGAGATTATTATTAAAGATGTGATTGCCGATGCCATGTTGCAGCAAGTCTTGCTGCGTCCTGATGAATATAGTGTTATCGCCACTCTTAATCTTAACGGTGATTATCTGTCGGATGCCCTGGCGGCTCAGGTGGGCGGTATAGGTATTGCCCCCGGCGCTAACCTCAGTGATAACATTGCCTTATTTGAGGCGACCCATGGTACGGCCCCCAAATATGCTGGTCAGGATAAGGTAAACCCAGGCTCACTAATTCTCTCAGCAGAAATGATGCTGCGACACCTGGGCTGGAATGAAGCGGCTGACCTGATTATTGAGGGTATGAACGGTGCTATTCAGGCGAAGACGGTAACTTATGACTTTGAACGCCTGATGGAAGGGGCCAGATTATTGAAATGTTCGGAATTTGGGGATGCAATTATCGATAAGATGCCCTCAGCATAG